GTGCGGTCGGCCAGATAGTGCCGGGTCGGCTCGGCGCGTCGGAGTGCCTCGGAGCTGACGTAGCAGCCGCGGCCGCCGAATCCGGTGACGATCGTGCCGTCCGCCCGGCGCACACAGGCGTTCTGCCACACCGGGGCCGGCCAGGCGGAGACAGGAGTGTCGGCCGACGTCGGATCCTGCGCGTTGGCCCAGGAGTCGTAGGGCCCGACGAGATAGCCGCTCTGCTGGGCGAGACGCGTCGCCTTGCTGTCCATGGGGTTGCCGTCGGCGTCGTATCCCAGCCACATCCGGTCGATCCCGAGCTCCCGCAGGCGGCGGACGCCCTCGGCGGTACGAGCCTGGCCCCAGGTGTACCCGTGGAAGGCGCCCACCAGCTTGGCGACTTCGGGATTGCGGGTGATCTTCTGTCGCAGCGTCGTGATGCCACCGTGGCCCCGCAGCCAGGCGCGGTAGTCGCGCGCCGCGGCGACGGGCGATCCGTCCGTGAGCGCGAACGTCACGGTGTAGTTCCCCGTGGCCTGCTGCGGCGTGAACTCGTGCTCGGCCTCGGTGTGCAGACGCCCGCCGGTGGAGACGAACTTGAGGGTCGTGCCGATGTCGGACTCGACGATGTAGCTGACCCCGCGCCGCCCGGACTGACTGGTGCCCCAGAACGGCATGGTCAGGCCCTCGGCCATGTCGGCCCCGGTGCCCACCAGGCCCGCCGACGTGGAGTTCCACCATCGGTCGGCGACCGGAATGGACAAACCTTCACCACGCGGGACTTGCATCTCCTCGGTGGTTCGGTCCGTGCCGGAGACCGGCCAGGTCAGGCTGGACTGCCGGGCCGAGCGCACGGTGACGGCCAGGCGCCCGTCCTGCGCGGACGCGCTGACGTTCAGTCCCCTTTCGCCATACCGCCAACTGGCCTCTCCATCACGGATGGTGACCTTCCCCGGCGCGCCCAGATCACCGGCGGCCGGCGCCGAGAGCTGCCATGTACGGCCGTCGTCCGCTCGGGCCCGCACCGCCAGGGAGGTGAGGTCCACCGTGGCGCGGCCTCCGCCGACCGGTACGGAGAGCTGCGTCCCGTGCGCTTCGATGCGCCGGGGCTCCTCCGTACCGGTACCGAAAGCGGCGGCCGTGCCGACCACGCCGATCATCAGGAGCGCACCGCTCACTGCGATGACCTTCGTCTGTGTCTTCGTCTTCTTGAGCTTCCTCGCCTTCACGGGCGTGGACTCTGTCGAGCGAATCTAAGAAAGATGTGAGAGCCCAGATGTAAGAGCCGAGAGATGAGAGCTGATCAGACCGGGCGTTGTCAGTGGCGGTTGCCATCATGTGCGTATCAGTCCGATACGGGGGAAGGGCGAGCGACTTGGGGATGTCCAGCTGGTGGGCGGTGGGAGCGCTGCGCGACGAGCAGGTGGCGGAGATCGCCCCGGTCGCGGCACCGAAGATCAAGGAGATGGGGGAGCGCACGGCGGCACGCGACGCGTGGTCGCGCTGGGAGAGGGACGTGGCCCGTGGCGGCGGGGCGGTGCCCGTCTGGCGGCCCGACGGTTACCACACCAACGAGGCACTGCATCTGTACGAGATGGTCAACGCATCGGCCTTCGACGCCCTGGACGATGCGTGTGAGCTGCATGTCATGGAGTGGTGGGAGCGATTCGACGAGGATGTCGAGCCGTTCATCGTCTCTGTACGCAAGGACAATCCGGTGGCGGCCCTGTTCCACGGCCTGGGTCCGCAGCGCGCCCGAGTGCTGCCGGGCTGGGCGGGCGACACGGTACTGACCGCCGCCGAGGTGCGCGGCCACCTGGAAGCCGTCGAGTCCGTGCTCGCACTGCCCGGGCCCGAGCGGGAGCAGGTGCTCGGCCGTATCGACGACTGGCCCGGGGACAAGGAGGCCACCGACATCCTGGAGCGGCCGCTGCGGGTGTGGAGACAGACCGCGGCAGCGGGCCTGGGACTGCTGTCGTGCCGGATCTGGTTCTGACTACGGCTTCCCGCCGGCCCTTCGTTCAGTTCCGGTTGCCGGAGCGATGGTCGGTGTGGTCGGCGCGCAGGCTCGTGATCAGGGGCTGGACCAGTCGAGGTGCGTCGTACCGGGGATCGCTCTCCGCGCCGATCGCAAGTCGACTACCACGACGTCCTGCGGGTCTGGCGCGAGGCGGACGGGATCCCGGAGATCGAGCACGCGTGGTTGTCCGATCACCTCATGCCGATCTTCGGCGAACCCGGCGGACCGACCTACGAGGGCTGGACCCTGCTCTCGGCCCTCGCCGCCCACACCGGGCGCTTGCGCATCGGCTTGCTCGTGACCAGCAACCGGTTCCGGCCGCCCGCGATGCTGGCCAAGATCGCCACGACCGCCGACGTCGTCTCCGGCGGGCGGCTCGACCTCGGTATCGGGGTCGGCTCACGCCCCAGCCATCCGCTGGCCCGGCGTGAGTACGAAGCACACGGCCTGCCCTTCTACGATTCCGCACACGCCGTGGGAAGTCTCGCTGAAGCCTGCACGGTGATCCGGCGGTTGTGGACGGAACCCGAACCCTTCGACTTCCAGGGCACCTACCACCACCTCGCCGGCGCGTTCGGCAGCCCCAATCCGTCCAAGGACCGCACCCTGCGCCCGGGGGCGTTCGTGCGCACCAGTTCCAGCATGAGCAGCGCCAGCAGGGGGCCGTGTACGACGAGTCCGGGGTAGCCCTCCGCATCACGGCAGTACGGGGGGTCGTAGTGGATGCGATGGGCGTTGGCGGTGAGCGCGCTGAACCGGAACAGCAGCGTCTCGGTCGGCTGGAGACGCAGCTGCCACGGGCCCTCGGGCTCGGGTACGGCCGCGTCGTCCAGCGCGGCCGGGTGCCGCGACGTGGCGCCGTCGCCCGAGCGGTAGACGATGTCCTGTTCCTCGACCATGCAGGTGCGGCCGTGCTGCCGGAACTCCTGGCGTTCGGTGACGAACAGCAACTCGCCGCTGCGGCCCTGCTTGGGGGTGACTGCGGCCAGACTGCTGACCCTCTCGGCGCGCTCGCCGAGGCGCGGGGGCCCGGTGATCTCGCATCGTCCACCGGCGAACATACGGCGCCGGTGGCGGATGGGCGGCAGGAAGCGGGCGTCGCGCAGATGTCCGTCGGGGCCGAGGGCGTGCTGGGGCGCCCAGTCCAGGAAGTACAGCCACTGCCACAGGGGCGGAAGCGGATCACCGGACCCGGCGGCCGTGCCGGGCAGGTCCAGCAGCGCCGACAGAGCCGCCGCCGGAGCGGACGGCAGCGGGTCCTCGTCGGTGACCGGGGCGGGATGCCATGACTCCACGGAGGAGGCGAGGGAGGCGGGCATGGGCGTCGTTTCCTTGTGCGGCGGTGGGCGGCATCCGGGACGCGGGCGCGTCTCGTTCATCGCGGACATCATCGGTGCGGTTGCGTGGTGTTGGTCAACAGCAGGGCGCGCTCCCGGCAGCCCCGCCCGTGTGGGCCGCCCTGGGCAAGCGGATCCTCGGCGCCCCAGCCTCGTCGACGCTCCGCGTTTCGCGACCGGCTCCACGCGCGTCGCCCATCGCGACGAACTGCACGCGATCGTGGCCGATTCCCGGAGGCGCTCAGGTCCCCGCCGCCGACCGAGTCCTTTGCGACGGGGCCCGGCTTCCGCGCGCAGCCACACCCTTCCGTGGGCACACATGCCTCCGGAGACGCGCACATGACGAGTGGGAGCGACACAGCATGAGCATTCTCGAGATCCTGTCCGAGGACGAGCAATTCATCGTCCGCACGGTGCACGACTTCGTGGACAAGGAGGTCAAGCCGGTCGTCCGGGAGCTGGAGCACGCCGACATCTATCCCGAGGCCCTGATCGAGAAGATGAAGCGGCTCGGCATCTTCGGCCTCGCCGTCCCTGGAGAGTACGGCGGCAGCCCCGTCTCCACACCTTGCTATGTGCTGATCACCGAGGAGCTGGCCCGCGGCTGGATGAGCCTGGCCGGCGCGATGGGCGGCCACACGGTCGTCGCCAAACTCCTGCTGCGCTTCGGCACCGAGGAGCAGAAGCGAGGCTTTCTGCCGAGGATGGCCACCGGCGAGATCCGCGCGACCATGGCCCTGACCGAGCCGGGCGGCGGCTCGGACCTGCAGGCGATACGCACGGTGGCCGGTAAGGACGCCGACGGATACCTGGTGAACGGCGCCAAGACCTGGATCACCAACTCCCGGCGCTCCCAGCTGATCGCCCTGCTCTGCAAGACCGACCCGGAGGCGAGCCCGGCGCACCGGGGCATCTCCATCCTCCTGGTCGAGCACGGACCGGGGCTGACCGTCTCCCGCGACCTGCCCAAGCTCGGCTACAAGGGCGTCGAGAGCTGTGAGCTGTCGTTCGACGACTACCGGGCTCCGGCGGACGCGGTCCTCGGCGGGGTCGAGGGCAAGGGGTTCGCGCAGATGATGAAGGGCCTGGAGACCGGGCGGCTGCAGGTCGCCGCCCGGGCGCTGGGGGTGGGCCGGGCGGCGCTGGAGGACGCGCTCGCCTACGCCCAGGAGCGCGAGTCGTTCGGCAAGCCGATCTGGCAGCACCAGTCCATCGGCAACTACCTGGCCGACATGGCGACGTCCCTGACAGCGGCCCGCCAGCTCACGCTGTACGCGGCCCGGCAGGCGGAGGCCGGTCACCGGGTGGACATGGAGGCTGGGATGGCGAAGCTGTTCGCCTCCGAGACCGCGATGCAGATCGCTCTCAACGCGGTCCGCATTCACGGTGGTTACGGTTACTCGACCGAGTTCGACGTGGAACGCTACTTCCGTGACGCCCCGCTGATGATCGTCGGCGAGGGCACGAACGAGATCCAGCGGAACGTCATCGTGAGCCAGCTGGTCAAGCGAGGGGGACTCGACGTGTGAACATCCCGCTAGGCGCAGCTGCTGATCTGCGATTCACCGACGACCAGTCAGCGGCGGTGATCTGGGTGGCCGTCACCACCAACGCCTTCAGCCGGGTCTCGGTCATGAGCAGGCATCCGGTACGGCCGGAGCGGTGACGCCGCTCGGATGCGCATGGGCGCGGTCAGGGCTCGGCCGGCGGGTCCTGACCGATCGTCGCCAGCAACCGGGCGACCAGGGGATTGCGGTCGTTACGGCGCCATGCGACGGCGACCCGGGTACGAGCGCAGCCCGGGTGGATCCGGCGGAAGGCGACCCCCTTGAGCCGGATGCGGCGGATGCTCGCCGGTGCCACGGACACCCCCAGCCCGGTCTCCACCAGAGCACACACGGTCTGCCACTCCACCGCGTCCTGCGAGATCCGGGGCGTGAACCCGGCCTCCTCACACAGACCGGTGATCCGGTCGTACAGCTGCGGACCGACAGCCCGCGGCAGCAGGACGAACGGCTCACCGGCCAACTGCGCAAGAGATACCGCTCGTTGGGCCGCCAGCGGATGGGCGGTCGGCAGCACTGCCACGAACGGCTCGCTGAGTACGGTCCTGAAGCCCAGCTCGGACTCGCCGGCCGGCGGTTCCCGCAGCAGGCCGATGTCGATCGTCCTGGCGCGCAGGGCGTCGAGCTGCGGTGCCGTCGTCATCTCGTGGATGTCGAGATGTACGTCGGGGAACTGCTTCCGGAACTCGCGCAGCAGACCCGGCAGGACGGTCAGGGCCAGAGAGGCGGCGAAGCCGATCCGCAACCGCCCCGACCGGCCGCTGCCGGCGGCCCGCGCCGCGGCCAGTCCATCGGTGAGTCCGGCCATCGCCTGCCGAGCGGCCGGCAGCAGGGCACGGCCGGCCGGGGTGAGCGTCACCCGCCCCGGTTCGCGCTCGAAAAGCGCGTACCCGACCTTCTCCTCCAGCCTGCGGATCTGCTGACTCAGCGGGGGCTGAGCGATGCCCAGACGGGCGGCGGCGTGACCGAAGTGCAGTTCTTCCGCGAGCACGACGAAGGCGTGCAGCTGCGGCAGGGGGAGTTCAGGGCGGTTCATACCCCTAGGGATATCCCAGAGACATCCTCAGGGATATCCCCAGAGACATGAGGTCATGCCGAAGCGTGTATTAGACGTATCGGCACTGGTCACCTAGCGTTCCGTGCATGACAGAGCGACGTGCGATCCTCAGTGGTTCGACCTTTGAGGAGCAGATCGGTTACGCCCGTGCTGTGGTCGACGGCGACTGGGTGCATGTGTCCGGGACCACCGGGTTCGACTACGCCACCATGACGATCTCCGACGACGTGGTGGAGCAGGCCGAGCAGTGCCTGCGCAACATCGAGGCCGCGCTCACCGAGGCGAAGTGCACCTTCGCCGACGTGGTCCGGGTGCGCTATCTGCTCCCGGACCGCGCGGACTTCGAGCCCTGCTGGCCGGTGCTGCGCCGCTGCCTCGGCGAGGTCCGGCCGGCCGCCACCATGCTCCAGTGCGGCCTGGCCGACCCTCGTATGAAGATCGAGATCGAGGTGTACGCCCGCCGCAGAGCGCGTCCCGCCGTGGCATAGGCCGACCCCGCTCCGCCGGGCCACGGTTCAGGGCATCAAGCCCGACGCCCGGGCCCGCCGTTCCACGAGGTCGCCGCGTCGCAGGATCCGTGCCTCGCGTGGAAGCAGCCGAGGTCCGGCCACGACCAGGACACCGCATTCGGCCCGGGCCGGGATGTACCGGTGCACCGGCCTGCGGTGCAGCCGGGCCGCCAGGCCGCGGGGTCTGGCCATGCCGATGACCAGCAGGTCGTCGGGGGAAGCCGCGATGGCACACAGCACCCGCCCCGCGGGACCTCGGACGACCCGCCGCACGATCCGCAGGTCGGCCGGAGGCCCGCCGGCCGCCAGCTCGAAGGCCCGGTCCAGCCGCCGCCGCGCCTCGCCCGCCCATAGCCGGGCCCACGAAGGCTCGGGCCAGCGCCGGTAGAGCGCGTCCCCCTCCGGCGGCTCCCAGGCCCGGACGGCCACCAGCGTGCGGCCGGCTCTGCGGGCCTCGAGGATGCCGCGGCGCAACGCGGCCAACCCGGCGAGTGAGTCGCTCACCCCCACGACCACATCTCCGACCGGCGCGTCACCTGTCGTTCCACGTGATGCCATGCCACCCACGCTAGAAAGGCCAATCTCACCCGCACAAAGTCCAACCGAAGGAAATTGGCCTTGATTTCGAGGATGGATGGGAAGCGCCTCGATCGAGCTGCTACTGCGCAGGGCCAAGCGTCGGGTTCAGGATCGCGGGCGCAAGTGGCATCCGGACCGGCGGGTGTTCCAGGGCCTCCTGTTTGTGCCACACCCGGCGAGGATGTCGGCGTTATGCCGCTGCCTGCTTAACGTGCGCCTTCCGAGGGCGGGGCTGGAATGCCCCGTCGGTGCCGGCCTGGGCTTCGTTTATTCTCCCTTGCCCCTGGAGCTGAGCTATGGATCGGCCTGCGGAAGTCCGGCGTCGCGGCGTCCATCGGATTCACGTGTTGCGCTTGTGTGGGGCTCTGAGGCCGCTCAACGCGGCCGTGATGCCAGCGACTTCAGGTGGGGCGCGAGTTCAATGGCCTGTGGGAAGGGACTGTTCGGTCCAGATCGTCTTGCCGGACGTGGTGTGACGGGTGCCCCAGCGTTGCGTCAGTTGGGCGATCAGGAGCAGTCCACGTCCGCCCTCGTCGTCGGCACGAGCCCGCCGCATGTGGGGTGAGGTGCTGCTGGCGTCGGAGACCTCGCAGATGAGACTGATGTCCTTGATCAGGCGTAGCTGAACGGGCGGTTGGCCGTAGCGGATGGCGTTGGTGACGAGTTCGCTCACCACGAGTTCAGTGATGAAGGCCGTCTCGTCCAGCCCCCAGCGGGCGAGTTGGTCGGCCGCCAGTTGGCGTCCACGGGCCACGACGGCGGGATCCGAAGGCAGGTTCCAGGTGGCGACATGAGAAGCGTCGAGGGTCTGGGGGCGGGCAAGGAGCAGCGCGGCGTCATCGGAGGGGGTGCCGGACAGCAGTGCCTGCAACACCAGGTCGCAGGTGTCTTTCAGGCGTGATGGTGCGTTTGCCAGAGCGTCACGCAGTCGCATCAGCCCGATGTCCACGTCCCGGTCGGAGGTCTCGATGAGGCCGTTGGTGAACAGAGCGATAAGGCTGCCTTCGGGCAGTACGAGTTCGGCCGATTCGAAGGGCAGGCCGCCCAGGCCGAGTGGCGGGCCGATGGGCAGGTCGGGGAAGTCGACCGTGCCGTCCGGGTACACGATGGCGGGGGCCGGGTGTCCGGCACGGGCAAGGGTGCAGTGGCGGGAGATCGGGTCGTAGACGGCGTACAGGCATGTGGCACCCGCGACTTCGTCCTCGGGCTCCGCGACCTCTCGGGAGGACGGGCCCGCCTCGCGATCGAGGCGCAGGACGAGGTCGTCGAGCTGCGTGAGCAGTTCATCGGGTGGCATGTCGATCTCGGCGAGTGTGAGGACGGCTGTGCGCAGGCGTCCCATGGTGGCCGAGGCCTGGATGCCGTGGCCGACGACGTCGCCCACGACGAGAGCGACCCGGGCACCGGACAGGGGGATGACGTCGAACCAGTCGCCGCCGATGCCTGCCTTGGAGTCGGCCGGTACGTAGCGGGAGGCCACCTCCACAGCGGTCTGCCGGGGAGGCTGCCGGGGGAGCATGCTGCGTTGCAGCGCGACAGCTGTGTTGCGCTCGCGGGTGTAGCGGCGGGCGTTGTCGATGGCCAAAGACGCTCTGGTGGTGATCTCCTCGGCGAGGAGAAGATCGTTCACGTCAAATGCCTCGGGCGTACGGTGCCGGAGGAACACGGCGAGTCCCAGGGTGGTGCCGCGGGCGCGCAGCGGTACCACGATGAGGGAGTGGATCCCGTATGCGCGGACGGTGTGGGAGCGCGAGGCGTCGTGCGCCAGCCACCGCTGGATGTCCGGTTCCTCGACCCAGTGCCATGCCGGCTCTCCCGTGGCCAGGGCGCGGCCCATGGGGGAGTCGTCGGGGTAGCGGTCTGTATTGCCCGGTGTGACTACAGATTCCGGGCAGCCGTCCAGGACGGACCGCTGTGCGGCACGGCGGAGGACGACCGGACGGGTGGCCGGGTCGAACTCCGGCTCCATGCCGTGGAAGACGGACTCGAACAGGTCGACGCTGACGAAGTCCGCGAAGTGCTCGGTGGCCAGGTCCGCAAGCTCCTGAGCAGTCCGTGTCACGTCGAGTGTGCTGCCGATGCGGACGCTGGCCGCGTTCACGATGGACAGCCGTTGTCTGCTGCGGTACTGCCCGGTGATGTCGACGGCGGCCGTCGACATGCCCCGCACGCGCGTCACCGCCGGGACGGGACTGTTCGTGAGCCGGGCCAGAGCCGTCTGCAGTCCGGTCAGTGAGGTGATCACCGCGTCGGGTTCCTCGAGCTGGCTACGCGTCGGCGCCGGCGGGGCCTCGCCGCGCAGCATCCACACGGTGCGCATGCCGAGCCGTGCTGTGGGCCGGATGTCGGTGTCCAGCCGGTTGCCGACATAGGCGGCGCGGGCAGGAGGCACTCCCATCTGCTTCAGTGCCGCAAGGAAAGCGCGGGGATCCGGCTTCTCGAAGGGCTCGCCCCCGAGCAGAATCGCGTCGAAGATCTCCGCCAGGCCGTCACGGCGCAGTGCTTCCCGCACCTGTGGCGGGGACAGGGAGACGATGCCCAGCCGGTACTGGTGCACCAGCGCGTGCAGGGTCGGCCTGACATCCGTGTACAGGGCCTCGAGCGGGTACTCCCAGTGCTGAACGATATGCCGGTGCAGCAGCGCCGCATCCCTGCCGGGGACGAATCGTCGGGCGAACGCGGTGTGCAGCAATAGGCTGCCGCCTTTGCGCTCGGCTTCGTACAGTCCCCAGAATTCGGATTCCTCGACGCCTCCGGCCAGTTCGACGACCGCCTGATGCAGTGCGTGAACGTAGCGTGCGTCGTCGTAGATCGTCCCACCGATGTCGAAAAGAACCGCGTCGATGTGCTCGGTCGGCCGCTCCTGCCTGGAGAGGGAACGACCTGTGTGCCTGGCCTCGTTCACGGTTCCCCCCTGGTTCGGAGGACATGGATCAGTCCGACATCTCATCATTACAGTGGGAACATGGCATATCGCATTTCGTGAAGCCCCTCGGTGCGGCCACTGTTCGGGTGACGGAGCAGACGCGAGGCCGTCGGGATCGGGGCGGCTCCGCAGGTATTTCAGCCGGCGTCCGCAGCACGACCGTCCCCGTACACCAGAGACACCGCAGCATCGCGTGAGAACCCTTGTCCCGGGGTGACCTGCGGGTTCGAATCTGGGCGACGCCGAATCCGGCCAAGGGCCAATCGTTCCGGCCGAGGACCGGCCGGCGATCCCCGAGGGAAGTCCCCCGCGGGCCTCTCACCCGACCAAGGAGGGTCTCTCATGCGACTCCCCGTGCGCCCGCGCCGCGAACACTCCGTTCCGCCGCTCCGTCGGCTGGCCAAGAGCCTGTCGGTGCTGGCCATGGCAAGTCTCGCCGTGACCGTGCCGACGGTTGCCCATGCCGACGACGACTGCGGCGTGTTCGAGGGATGCAGTCCGAAGCCACCCACAACCTGCGAGATGGCGGACAGCGCCATGGCGAACCCTGACACCTTCATCGGAGGGGCGCTCGTCCTGGAGGAGGCGCACTGCCCCGACAGACTGTCGAAGGGGTTCTCATGACGCTTCGAACGAGGCTTCGAAACGGCTACGGCACTCGCCGTGGCCGGCGGAGCCCCACAGCCACATACGCCGCGGACGCGCAGCCCGCGGGGGAAGAGCAGCGGTCCAGGTCATTCGGCCGAATGGGTTATCGTGCGTCGTCGACCTCTCCCCATTCGCGAATGGGAAGGACAGCTAGCAAGGAGACACGGTGTCCGATCTTGGGCGGCTCGTCGCCGGCCGGTACCTGCTGGTGGAGCGGGTGGGTAGCGGCGGCATGGGCACCGTGTGGCGTGCAGAGGACAAGTTGCTCGGCCGCCACGTCGCCGTGAAGAAGCTGCGCATCCCGCCCCACCTGCACGACGACGAGACCCAGACCCTTCACGAGCGCACGCGCCGAGAGGCCCGCAGCGCCGCCCGGATCGCGCACCCCAACGTGATCGTGGTGCACGACGTCGTCGATGACGAGGGCCTGCCGTGCATCGTCATGGAGTACATACCCTCGGTCACACTGAGTGACGTACTCAAGCAGCGGGGAGCGCTGCCACCCGGAGAAGCCGCCCGGATAGGCCGTGCCATGGCCGCCGCCCTGCGCGCCGCCCACGACGCCGGGGTCCTGCACCGGGACGTCAAACCCGCCAACGTGCTGCTGGGCAACGACGGGCGGATCGTCCTCACCGACTTCGGGATCGCCATGGAGTCGGGAACGTCGTCACTGACCAAGTCCGGCGAACTGATCGGCTCCATCCGCTACCTGGCGCCAGAACGCCTCAGGAGCGGGAGCGCCGGGCCCGGTCCCGCCAGTGACCTGTGGGCCCTGGGCGCAACGCTGTACCAGGCGGTCGAGGGACGGCACCCGTTCCAGCGTGACACCCCCATCGAGATCGCGTACGCCATCGCCACCGACTCGTACGAGCCCCTGCGCAACGCCGGGAACCTGGCCCCGGTGATCGAGGGCCTGCTCGTCAAGGAACCGGAACGGCGCATG
The genomic region above belongs to Streptomyces sp. CG1 and contains:
- a CDS encoding LysR family transcriptional regulator; translation: MNRPELPLPQLHAFVVLAEELHFGHAAARLGIAQPPLSQQIRRLEEKVGYALFEREPGRVTLTPAGRALLPAARQAMAGLTDGLAAARAAGSGRSGRLRIGFAASLALTVLPGLLREFRKQFPDVHLDIHEMTTAPQLDALRARTIDIGLLREPPAGESELGFRTVLSEPFVAVLPTAHPLAAQRAVSLAQLAGEPFVLLPRAVGPQLYDRITGLCEEAGFTPRISQDAVEWQTVCALVETGLGVSVAPASIRRIRLKGVAFRRIHPGCARTRVAVAWRRNDRNPLVARLLATIGQDPPAEP
- a CDS encoding universal stress protein; translation: MASRGTTGDAPVGDVVVGVSDSLAGLAALRRGILEARRAGRTLVAVRAWEPPEGDALYRRWPEPSWARLWAGEARRRLDRAFELAAGGPPADLRIVRRVVRGPAGRVLCAIAASPDDLLVIGMARPRGLAARLHRRPVHRYIPARAECGVLVVAGPRLLPREARILRRGDLVERRARASGLMP
- a CDS encoding RidA family protein, encoding MTERRAILSGSTFEEQIGYARAVVDGDWVHVSGTTGFDYATMTISDDVVEQAEQCLRNIEAALTEAKCTFADVVRVRYLLPDRADFEPCWPVLRRCLGEVRPAATMLQCGLADPRMKIEIEVYARRRARPAVA
- a CDS encoding glycoside hydrolase, which gives rise to MKARKLKKTKTQTKVIAVSGALLMIGVVGTAAAFGTGTEEPRRIEAHGTQLSVPVGGGRATVDLTSLAVRARADDGRTWQLSAPAAGDLGAPGKVTIRDGEASWRYGERGLNVSASAQDGRLAVTVRSARQSSLTWPVSGTDRTTEEMQVPRGEGLSIPVADRWWNSTSAGLVGTGADMAEGLTMPFWGTSQSGRRGVSYIVESDIGTTLKFVSTGGRLHTEAEHEFTPQQATGNYTVTFALTDGSPVAAARDYRAWLRGHGGITTLRQKITRNPEVAKLVGAFHGYTWGQARTAEGVRRLRELGIDRMWLGYDADGNPMDSKATRLAQQSGYLVGPYDSWANAQDPTSADTPVSAWPAPVWQNACVRRADGTIVTGFGGRGCYVSSEALRRAEPTRHYLADRTKEMTANGASSYFLDVDAAGELFTDHSPAHPMTKAQDRRNRLARMAWLSGDRNLVLGSESAGSWANGVLSFSHGSGTPVDDRLWKLEKDRQTWGAYAPANAPAVYFKPVHLPADLAKTMYDPRYRVPLYQTVLHDSVISTERWELSWSKLPDQSRTRALLAMLYNVPLNLVLDQDELDRHGKQIAQMQRYFEPLHKAAATQPMTDFRWLTDDRLVQRTTFGEGVLTVTANFSSTSHNGLPAGCVDAVIKGGTRHRLCPTGL
- a CDS encoding acyl-CoA dehydrogenase family protein, with product MSILEILSEDEQFIVRTVHDFVDKEVKPVVRELEHADIYPEALIEKMKRLGIFGLAVPGEYGGSPVSTPCYVLITEELARGWMSLAGAMGGHTVVAKLLLRFGTEEQKRGFLPRMATGEIRATMALTEPGGGSDLQAIRTVAGKDADGYLVNGAKTWITNSRRSQLIALLCKTDPEASPAHRGISILLVEHGPGLTVSRDLPKLGYKGVESCELSFDDYRAPADAVLGGVEGKGFAQMMKGLETGRLQVAARALGVGRAALEDALAYAQERESFGKPIWQHQSIGNYLADMATSLTAARQLTLYAARQAEAGHRVDMEAGMAKLFASETAMQIALNAVRIHGGYGYSTEFDVERYFRDAPLMIVGEGTNEIQRNVIVSQLVKRGGLDV
- a CDS encoding HAD-IA family hydrolase is translated as MNEARHTGRSLSRQERPTEHIDAVLFDIGGTIYDDARYVHALHQAVVELAGGVEESEFWGLYEAERKGGSLLLHTAFARRFVPGRDAALLHRHIVQHWEYPLEALYTDVRPTLHALVHQYRLGIVSLSPPQVREALRRDGLAEIFDAILLGGEPFEKPDPRAFLAALKQMGVPPARAAYVGNRLDTDIRPTARLGMRTVWMLRGEAPPAPTRSQLEEPDAVITSLTGLQTALARLTNSPVPAVTRVRGMSTAAVDITGQYRSRQRLSIVNAASVRIGSTLDVTRTAQELADLATEHFADFVSVDLFESVFHGMEPEFDPATRPVVLRRAAQRSVLDGCPESVVTPGNTDRYPDDSPMGRALATGEPAWHWVEEPDIQRWLAHDASRSHTVRAYGIHSLIVVPLRARGTTLGLAVFLRHRTPEAFDVNDLLLAEEITTRASLAIDNARRYTRERNTAVALQRSMLPRQPPRQTAVEVASRYVPADSKAGIGGDWFDVIPLSGARVALVVGDVVGHGIQASATMGRLRTAVLTLAEIDMPPDELLTQLDDLVLRLDREAGPSSREVAEPEDEVAGATCLYAVYDPISRHCTLARAGHPAPAIVYPDGTVDFPDLPIGPPLGLGGLPFESAELVLPEGSLIALFTNGLIETSDRDVDIGLMRLRDALANAPSRLKDTCDLVLQALLSGTPSDDAALLLARPQTLDASHVATWNLPSDPAVVARGRQLAADQLARWGLDETAFITELVVSELVTNAIRYGQPPVQLRLIKDISLICEVSDASSTSPHMRRARADDEGGRGLLLIAQLTQRWGTRHTTSGKTIWTEQSLPTGH
- a CDS encoding serine/threonine-protein kinase; translated protein: MSDLGRLVAGRYLLVERVGSGGMGTVWRAEDKLLGRHVAVKKLRIPPHLHDDETQTLHERTRREARSAARIAHPNVIVVHDVVDDEGLPCIVMEYIPSVTLSDVLKQRGALPPGEAARIGRAMAAALRAAHDAGVLHRDVKPANVLLGNDGRIVLTDFGIAMESGTSSLTKSGELIGSIRYLAPERLRSGSAGPGPASDLWALGATLYQAVEGRHPFQRDTPIEIAYAIATDSYEPLRNAGNLAPVIEGLLVKEPERRMDVHEVERHLGDVTGTRTAPVDAITRSAGAGDLAPPGRKGHGRRRRTVVWAIAAVTVAACVAGGALWRLKVGADGPSSHPARANSSAPSPSAGAARPPLPTGYHLATDSGFSVPVQDGWTSRTLPGGEVAYIDPSGLVGLRVNVVHFAGTDPLQHWRETEEDQTRRDNPGYERVRMAATTFRGRPAGYWEFTFAGRARKFRAAELAFASADGTQYVVYLSAPDAQWHKYRPALDTAVNGVHLSDNA